In a single window of the bacterium genome:
- a CDS encoding TlpA disulfide reductase family protein — MSRGLGRWAALLLPVVALVALLAAASVRRDRALAIGAALARGETPPVPALVLQSLPAGDAVRPQAGAAAPRAVALRDLRGHAVVLNFWASWCVPCREEAPLLSGVARDYRSRGLLVVGVDTQDLESPARAFLAQYKVTYLNLRDPDGSVGRLFGTTGVPETFFIDADGRIQGKFPGEQLDPAVWRRAVDAVLAGRRPVP; from the coding sequence GTGAGCCGCGGCTTGGGCCGCTGGGCCGCGCTGCTGCTGCCGGTCGTGGCCTTGGTGGCGCTTCTCGCCGCCGCGTCCGTGCGCCGCGATCGCGCCCTCGCGATCGGGGCGGCCCTCGCCCGCGGAGAGACGCCGCCCGTGCCGGCGTTGGTGCTGCAGAGCCTGCCGGCGGGGGACGCGGTTCGGCCGCAGGCCGGCGCGGCCGCGCCGCGCGCGGTGGCGCTGCGCGATCTGCGGGGCCACGCGGTGGTCCTCAACTTTTGGGCGTCGTGGTGCGTGCCGTGCCGGGAAGAAGCCCCGCTGCTCAGCGGCGTGGCGCGCGACTACCGGTCCCGCGGCCTGCTCGTCGTGGGGGTGGATACGCAGGATCTCGAATCCCCCGCGCGCGCGTTTCTCGCCCAGTACAAAGTGACGTACCTCAACCTGCGCGATCCCGACGGCAGCGTGGGCCGGCTGTTTGGGACGACGGGGGTGCCCGAGACGTTCTTCATCGACGCGGACGGACGGATCCAGGGCAAGTTCCCCGGCGAGCAGCTCGATCCCGCGGTCTGGCGCCGCGCGGTGGACGCGGTGCTGGCCGGCCGCCGCCCGGTGCCTTAG
- a CDS encoding dihydrodipicolinate reductase, whose protein sequence is MAIRVAHYGLGPIGIGILRQVTARKGFKVVAGIDIDPAKVGKDLGDIAGLDRRVGVRVTDDPAAAIRKSKPDVVVLCTRSSLRSAMPQIETVLRLRVPIVSTTEELAYPYRTNRPLAKRIDALARKAKVAVVGTGVNPGFVMDTLPIVLTAACERVEAVRVDRIQDAGIRRLPFQQKIGAGLSVAAFEERVAAGTVRHVGLTESIAMIADALGWKLGQITDTIAPKVAESRVASEYLTVQPGQVCGLIQDGIGYGKNGSPLITLHMEAYLGAPESYDAVTITGHPNLASRVQGGFHGDVVTASIAVNTIPKILLAPPGLRTMRDMPLPSFFGGR, encoded by the coding sequence ATGGCCATTCGTGTCGCGCACTACGGGCTCGGCCCCATCGGCATCGGGATACTCCGGCAGGTCACGGCCCGCAAGGGCTTCAAGGTTGTCGCCGGCATCGACATCGATCCCGCGAAGGTGGGCAAGGACCTCGGAGACATCGCGGGCTTGGACCGGAGGGTCGGCGTGCGGGTGACGGACGATCCCGCCGCGGCGATCCGGAAGTCCAAACCCGATGTCGTGGTGCTGTGTACCCGGAGTTCTCTCCGGTCCGCGATGCCCCAGATCGAGACGGTGCTCAGGCTTCGCGTCCCCATCGTCTCGACGACGGAAGAATTGGCCTACCCGTACCGCACGAACCGCCCGCTGGCGAAACGGATTGACGCGCTCGCCAGGAAAGCCAAGGTGGCGGTCGTCGGCACCGGCGTCAACCCCGGCTTCGTTATGGATACGCTGCCCATCGTGCTGACCGCCGCCTGCGAGCGTGTCGAAGCGGTCCGCGTCGACCGGATCCAGGACGCCGGCATCCGGCGGCTGCCGTTTCAGCAGAAGATCGGGGCCGGTCTCAGCGTCGCCGCGTTCGAGGAACGCGTCGCCGCCGGCACCGTCCGCCACGTCGGCCTGACGGAGTCCATCGCCATGATCGCCGACGCGCTGGGCTGGAAGCTCGGCCAGATCACCGACACGATCGCGCCCAAGGTGGCCGAGAGCCGGGTGGCCAGCGAGTATCTTACCGTGCAGCCCGGCCAGGTCTGCGGTCTGATCCAAGACGGCATCGGATACGGGAAGAACGGTTCCCCTCTGATTACGCTGCACATGGAAGCGTATCTGGGCGCGCCGGAGTCGTACGACGCGGTGACCATCACCGGCCATCCGAACCTCGCGTCGCGGGTGCAGGGCGGATTCCACGGAGACGTGGTGACGGCCTCGATCGCCGTCAACACGATCCCCAAGATCCTCCTGGCGCCCCCCGGCCTGCGCACGATGCGCGACATGCCGCTGCCCTCGTTCTTCGGCGGGAGGTGA
- a CDS encoding PQQ-binding-like beta-propeller repeat protein yields the protein MTALALVAGCTRPLTTRPAGPHPGPSGARPPAAAPAPSVSSLPWGSREPNKYLPADVLIADAANNRILLVTPDKHIVWQMPETGQPSPLRDDDDVFFGPHWDEIITNEEDHHLISIIDFKTRRIVWSYGHPGVPGTAPGFLNTPDDAFLYDRDGGLITVADIKNQRILFIDRGTKRIVKQYGHTGVMRIAPPAYFSAPNGDFPAPDGGMLVTQINGNDAILLDRDGRVVWTLRFPGTLSYPSDANFTPDGNVICAFYTNPGAVVLMSPAGTLLWRYRVLSGEGRLNHPSLAVQLPNRMVLLNDDFNHRVIVIDPQTNKIVWQYGHTGVPGSAPGYLNVPDGVDVLPAGVTPGVRGSIGRHLWSYPGNGY from the coding sequence ATGACGGCCCTGGCCCTAGTTGCAGGTTGCACCCGACCCCTCACCACCCGTCCCGCCGGCCCGCACCCTGGACCAAGCGGTGCCCGGCCGCCGGCCGCGGCGCCGGCGCCATCCGTCTCCTCGCTGCCCTGGGGGAGCCGGGAGCCGAACAAGTACCTGCCCGCCGACGTCCTCATCGCGGATGCCGCGAACAACCGCATCCTGCTCGTCACGCCGGACAAGCACATCGTCTGGCAGATGCCCGAGACCGGGCAACCCTCCCCGCTTCGGGACGACGATGACGTGTTCTTCGGACCGCACTGGGACGAAATCATCACGAACGAAGAGGACCATCATCTCATCTCGATCATCGACTTCAAGACGCGCAGGATCGTCTGGTCCTACGGACATCCCGGGGTGCCCGGGACCGCACCGGGGTTCCTGAACACCCCGGACGACGCGTTTCTCTACGATCGGGACGGCGGCCTGATCACGGTGGCGGACATCAAGAATCAGCGGATCCTGTTCATCGACCGCGGGACGAAGCGCATCGTCAAACAGTACGGGCACACCGGCGTCATGCGGATCGCCCCGCCGGCTTACTTCTCAGCCCCAAACGGCGACTTTCCCGCCCCGGACGGCGGCATGCTCGTCACGCAGATCAACGGGAACGACGCGATCCTGCTCGACCGCGACGGCCGGGTCGTCTGGACGCTGCGTTTTCCTGGGACCCTCTCGTATCCGTCCGACGCCAACTTCACGCCGGACGGCAACGTGATCTGCGCCTTCTATACAAATCCCGGCGCCGTGGTGTTGATGTCGCCCGCCGGCACGCTCTTGTGGCGGTACCGCGTCCTCTCGGGCGAGGGCCGGCTGAACCATCCGTCGCTCGCCGTGCAGCTGCCCAACCGCATGGTGCTGCTCAACGACGATTTCAACCACCGCGTCATCGTGATCGACCCGCAGACGAACAAGATCGTGTGGCAGTATGGACACACCGGAGTCCCGGGCAGCGCGCCCGGTTATCTCAACGTCCCCGACGGCGTGGACGTCCTGCCCGCGGGGGTTACGCCCGGGGTCCGCGGTTCGATCGGACGCCACCTCTGGAGCTACCCGGGCAACGGCTACTAA
- a CDS encoding VOC family protein: MRLEGIHHITAITADARRNLEFYTGVLGLRLVKKSVNQDDPTAYHLFYGDEDGSAGADLTFFEYPGVERGRTGAGMVHRIVWRVASGTALAFWAGRLRRAGLEVAREGDHLRFDDPEGLGFELRAVETQDAPLVARHPEIPADVALRGFDGVRAYSVEPEGSRTFLEASLGFAAAGSGGFDVRGERRGSFYAYDPAPRRGSGGAGTVHHVAWASRSEDHEAWRERVSRGGGHPTPIIDRFYFRSIYFREPSGVLFEIATIGPGFAVDEPLERLGESLSLPPSLAQLRAELERVLTPLPNPRRSAG; this comes from the coding sequence ATGCGGCTCGAAGGCATCCACCACATCACCGCGATCACGGCCGACGCGCGGCGAAACTTGGAATTCTACACCGGCGTGCTCGGGCTGCGGCTGGTCAAGAAATCGGTCAACCAGGACGACCCGACGGCGTACCACCTGTTCTACGGCGACGAGGACGGCAGCGCCGGCGCAGACCTCACGTTCTTCGAATACCCCGGCGTCGAACGCGGCCGGACCGGCGCCGGCATGGTGCACCGGATCGTCTGGCGCGTCGCCTCCGGGACGGCCCTGGCGTTCTGGGCCGGACGGCTGCGCCGCGCGGGCCTCGAGGTCGCCCGCGAGGGCGATCATCTGCGGTTCGACGATCCGGAGGGCCTGGGGTTCGAGCTGCGCGCGGTCGAGACGCAGGACGCGCCGCTGGTCGCCCGGCATCCGGAGATCCCCGCGGACGTCGCGCTGCGGGGGTTCGACGGCGTCCGCGCCTACAGCGTGGAGCCGGAGGGGAGCCGTACCTTCCTGGAAGCAAGTCTGGGGTTCGCCGCGGCCGGATCCGGAGGGTTTGACGTGCGGGGAGAGCGCCGCGGATCCTTCTACGCCTACGACCCGGCCCCGCGTCGAGGCAGCGGCGGCGCCGGCACGGTTCACCACGTCGCGTGGGCGTCGCGGTCCGAGGATCACGAAGCGTGGCGCGAGCGGGTATCGCGCGGCGGCGGCCACCCCACCCCGATCATCGACCGTTTCTATTTCCGCTCGATCTACTTCCGGGAGCCGAGCGGCGTGCTCTTCGAGATCGCCACGATCGGTCCCGGGTTTGCGGTCGATGAGCCATTGGAGCGTCTCGGCGAATCGCTGTCGCTCCCGCCGTCACTCGCGCAGCTCCGCGCCGAGCTGGAGCGCGTGCTCACGCCGCTCCCGAACCCGCGGCGTTCCGCCGGCTAA
- a CDS encoding STAS domain-containing protein, producing the protein MPPAFPLYTFVRVRGGALRMVRRHRIAGAAGGAPLYCWLETLSEATVVHVEGEVDIATAPRFADAVATAFLWCARAIVDLADVTYIDGSGLGILKRAGEANPARLAVAGLRPHVRRLFDVLELTTVIPVVGSLAAGQAYFQRGN; encoded by the coding sequence GTGCCTCCCGCGTTCCCGCTGTATACGTTTGTACGTGTCCGCGGCGGCGCGCTGCGCATGGTCAGGCGGCACCGCATCGCCGGCGCGGCAGGCGGCGCGCCGCTTTACTGCTGGCTGGAGACGCTCTCGGAAGCCACCGTGGTCCACGTGGAGGGCGAAGTCGATATCGCGACCGCGCCGCGTTTCGCCGACGCTGTCGCCACGGCGTTTCTCTGGTGCGCGCGGGCCATCGTCGATCTGGCGGACGTGACATACATCGACGGCTCGGGGCTCGGCATCTTGAAGCGCGCCGGTGAGGCCAATCCCGCGCGGCTGGCGGTGGCGGGACTGCGCCCGCACGTCCGCCGGCTCTTCGATGTGCTTGAACTTACCACCGTCATCCCGGTGGTGGGATCCCTCGCGGCGGGGCAGGCGTACTTCCAGCGCGGCAATTAG
- a CDS encoding TetR family transcriptional regulator C-terminal domain-containing protein, with translation MKRDCGNRERILEAAARLFHERGFQPTSLDEIIAASGVCRSNLYYHFASKEELGLVVLDHLAERFRVSAIEGTLQDRRRPARQRLEQFLAAITDGLEADACRRGCPFGNLAAELAGDHPKFRERLSGLFRRWEAAVVVCLHDGVRSGEFRSDLDVDRIATALVSQVEGAVLLSKAYGHAGPVRAAQATLILLESR, from the coding sequence ATGAAACGAGATTGTGGCAATCGGGAGCGTATCCTAGAGGCCGCGGCGCGGCTGTTTCATGAGCGCGGCTTCCAGCCGACGTCCCTCGACGAGATCATCGCCGCGAGCGGGGTGTGCCGCAGCAATCTGTACTACCATTTCGCCAGTAAGGAAGAGTTGGGACTTGTGGTGCTCGACCACCTGGCCGAGCGGTTTCGTGTAAGCGCGATCGAGGGAACGCTTCAAGATAGGCGGCGTCCGGCCCGGCAGCGCCTCGAACAGTTTCTCGCGGCGATCACCGACGGGCTCGAAGCCGACGCCTGCCGGCGGGGGTGTCCCTTCGGGAATCTCGCCGCCGAGCTCGCCGGTGATCATCCAAAGTTTCGCGAGCGATTGAGCGGGCTGTTCCGGCGCTGGGAGGCGGCCGTTGTGGTCTGCCTTCACGACGGCGTCCGCAGCGGCGAGTTCCGGTCCGACCTCGACGTCGACCGGATCGCGACCGCGCTGGTGAGCCAGGTTGAAGGCGCCGTGCTGCTCAGCAAGGCCTACGGTCACGCGGGTCCGGTGCGGGCGGCGCAGGCGACGCTGATACTTCTCGAGAGCAGGTGA
- the groL gene encoding chaperonin GroEL (60 kDa chaperone family; promotes refolding of misfolded polypeptides especially under stressful conditions; forms two stacked rings of heptamers to form a barrel-shaped 14mer; ends can be capped by GroES; misfolded proteins enter the barrel where they are refolded when GroES binds) produces the protein MPAKSLLYDEDARKALERGVEKVASAVRVTLGPKGRNVVLEKKWGSPTITKDGVTVAKEIELEDPYENMGAQLVKEVASRTNDAAGDGTTTATVLAHAIVKEGLKNVAAGANPMIVKHGIDKAVDALVAELKKISTPLEGKEHIAHVASIAGNDPEIGQIIAEAMDKVGKDGVITIEESKGIETAVEVVEGMQFDRGYISPYMITDAEKMEAVLEDPYILITEKKISAVKDIVPLMEKVMRSGKPLVVIGEDVEGEALATLVVNKLRGILPCVAVKAPGYGDRRKAMLGDMAVLTGGKVVSDDIGIKLENVEIEMLGRAAKVRVAKEETTVIEGKGARKDIQGRIAQIKKEIETTTSDYDREKLQERLAKLSGGVAQIKVGAATETELKEKKHRFEDALSTSKAAVEEGIVPGGGTALLNIAKALDKVDADDGDEKIGVSIIRRAIEEPAKWLAANAGVEGAVIVEHIRAQKPGVGYNVATGKMEDLVKAGIIDATKVTRLALQNAASVASLLLTTEALVVEKREKKKAAAPAPGGGYNPDDMDM, from the coding sequence ATGCCCGCAAAGTCGCTGTTGTATGACGAGGACGCGCGTAAGGCGCTCGAGCGCGGCGTCGAGAAGGTCGCCAGCGCGGTGCGCGTGACGCTCGGCCCGAAAGGCCGCAACGTCGTCCTCGAGAAGAAATGGGGATCTCCGACGATCACCAAGGACGGCGTCACGGTGGCGAAGGAGATCGAGCTCGAGGATCCCTACGAGAACATGGGCGCGCAGCTCGTCAAGGAAGTCGCCAGCAGGACGAACGACGCCGCCGGTGACGGGACGACCACCGCGACGGTGCTGGCCCACGCGATCGTCAAGGAGGGCCTCAAGAACGTCGCCGCCGGCGCCAACCCGATGATCGTCAAGCACGGCATCGACAAGGCGGTCGACGCGCTCGTGGCCGAGCTCAAGAAGATCAGCACGCCGCTCGAGGGCAAGGAGCATATCGCCCACGTGGCGAGCATCGCCGGCAACGACCCCGAGATCGGGCAGATCATCGCCGAGGCCATGGACAAGGTCGGCAAGGACGGCGTGATCACGATCGAGGAGTCCAAGGGCATCGAAACGGCCGTGGAAGTGGTCGAGGGCATGCAGTTCGACCGCGGCTACATCTCCCCGTACATGATCACCGACGCCGAGAAGATGGAAGCGGTGCTCGAGGATCCCTACATTCTCATCACCGAGAAGAAGATCAGCGCCGTCAAAGACATCGTCCCGCTGATGGAGAAGGTGATGCGGTCCGGCAAGCCCCTCGTCGTGATCGGGGAAGACGTCGAGGGCGAGGCGCTGGCGACGCTCGTCGTCAACAAGCTGCGCGGCATCCTGCCGTGTGTCGCGGTGAAGGCGCCCGGCTACGGCGACCGGCGGAAGGCGATGCTCGGCGACATGGCCGTCCTGACCGGCGGCAAGGTCGTGAGCGACGACATCGGCATCAAGCTCGAGAACGTGGAGATCGAAATGCTGGGCCGCGCCGCCAAGGTGCGGGTCGCGAAGGAAGAGACCACGGTCATCGAGGGCAAGGGCGCGCGCAAGGACATTCAGGGCCGCATCGCCCAGATCAAGAAAGAGATCGAGACGACCACCTCCGACTACGATCGCGAGAAGCTCCAGGAGCGTCTCGCGAAGCTCTCCGGCGGCGTCGCCCAGATCAAGGTCGGCGCGGCCACCGAGACCGAGCTCAAAGAGAAGAAGCACCGCTTCGAGGACGCCCTCAGCACCAGCAAGGCCGCGGTCGAGGAGGGCATCGTGCCGGGCGGCGGCACCGCGCTGCTCAACATCGCGAAGGCCCTCGACAAGGTGGACGCCGACGACGGCGACGAGAAGATCGGTGTCTCGATCATCCGCCGGGCAATCGAGGAGCCGGCGAAGTGGCTCGCCGCGAACGCGGGCGTCGAGGGCGCCGTCATCGTCGAGCACATCCGGGCTCAAAAGCCGGGCGTCGGCTACAATGTCGCCACCGGCAAGATGGAGGACTTGGTCAAGGCCGGAATCATCGATGCGACCAAGGTCACGCGCCTCGCCCTCCAGAACGCGGCGAGCGTGGCGAGCCTGCTGCTTACGACCGAGGCGCTGGTCGTCGAGAAGCGCGAGAAGAAGAAGGCCGCGGCGCCGGCTCCGGGCGGCGGCTACAATCCCGACGACATGGACATGTAG
- a CDS encoding DUF881 domain-containing protein produces the protein MKRQWQVGFAILLLLAGFLFVLQIRANQALRAGAALPSRRLEDLSVLLRRQQEADRSLRDELASLRKKLDDYRTAEAGGESMTAQMRREVTDLSFVLGRQPVGGPGLVVTVAASPRRVVTPQAQDLSAVVNELWAAGAEAMSVNGVRVLAVEGFAAARGGVRVRRWVLRDPFKIVAIGDPATLEGALLVRGGIVDGLDGVGLNVTISRSAHLDVPPSDAPTGFHYARPAGPP, from the coding sequence GTGAAGCGGCAGTGGCAGGTCGGTTTCGCGATTCTGCTGCTGTTGGCGGGGTTTCTGTTCGTCCTGCAGATTCGCGCCAACCAGGCGTTGAGGGCCGGCGCGGCGCTTCCATCGCGGCGCCTCGAGGATCTCAGCGTGCTGCTGCGCCGGCAGCAAGAGGCGGATCGCAGCCTGCGCGACGAACTGGCGTCTCTTCGAAAGAAGCTCGACGACTATCGCACAGCGGAGGCCGGCGGCGAGAGCATGACCGCGCAAATGCGGCGCGAGGTGACCGACCTGTCGTTCGTGCTCGGCCGCCAGCCGGTCGGGGGCCCCGGCCTCGTCGTGACGGTGGCCGCCTCGCCGCGGCGCGTGGTCACGCCGCAGGCTCAGGATCTCTCCGCGGTGGTGAACGAACTGTGGGCCGCCGGTGCGGAGGCGATGTCCGTAAACGGGGTGCGGGTCCTGGCCGTGGAGGGTTTCGCCGCGGCTCGGGGCGGCGTGCGGGTCCGCCGGTGGGTGCTGCGCGACCCCTTCAAGATCGTGGCGATCGGCGACCCCGCGACGCTCGAAGGCGCGCTCCTCGTGCGGGGCGGGATCGTGGACGGTCTCGACGGCGTTGGGCTCAACGTGACGATCTCGCGATCGGCCCACCTCGACGTCCCGCCGTCGGACGCGCCGACCGGGTTCCACTACGCCCGTCCGGCCGGGCCGCCCTAG
- a CDS encoding sigma-70 family RNA polymerase sigma factor — MEQVREAQTNQNDVVRTLLPRGRLGNPAPSIPDTRVSPEAALLEEMVKAHLDALYRTALRLTGRPQDAEDLVQETFLRAWRSLHTYRAGTNPKAWLFRILHNAHIDRYRATTRTVPTVDEMEGQDPAFVVHETPETLVADTVMEAEVRDALMKLPEVFRACVVLADLEGFSYQEIADTLGIPRGTVMSRLFRGRRAMRKALAGYGRTHGLDRPN, encoded by the coding sequence GTGGAACAAGTACGCGAAGCGCAGACGAACCAGAACGACGTGGTACGGACGCTGCTGCCGCGCGGACGGCTCGGCAATCCTGCGCCGTCGATCCCGGACACCCGGGTCTCGCCGGAAGCGGCGCTGCTCGAGGAGATGGTAAAAGCCCACCTCGACGCGTTGTACCGCACCGCGCTGCGGCTGACGGGCCGGCCTCAGGACGCCGAGGACCTCGTACAGGAGACGTTTCTGCGCGCGTGGCGGTCGCTGCACACCTACCGCGCCGGCACCAACCCGAAGGCGTGGCTGTTCCGGATCCTCCACAATGCGCACATCGACCGCTACCGCGCGACGACGCGCACCGTGCCGACCGTGGACGAGATGGAGGGACAGGATCCCGCGTTCGTCGTGCACGAGACGCCGGAGACCCTCGTGGCCGACACGGTGATGGAGGCGGAGGTCCGCGATGCGCTGATGAAGCTGCCGGAGGTCTTCCGGGCGTGCGTAGTGCTCGCCGACCTCGAGGGCTTCAGTTATCAAGAGATCGCCGACACGCTCGGCATCCCCCGCGGCACCGTGATGAGCCGGCTGTTCCGCGGGCGCCGCGCGATGCGGAAGGCCCTCGCCGGATACGGCCGCACGCACGGCTTGGATCGACCCAACTAA
- a CDS encoding MBL fold metallo-hydrolase encodes MASTPALPFRPAFRTVTAANSSAFTLDGTNTYLAGRDRVIVVDPGPDDPAHVNAVLEGARAGGGDVALILVTHGHRDHLGAAAALAAASGGSAPIRRWEGGGAPLADGETVEEGGVALRALHTPGHAADHVAFYWAAERVLFSGDLILGAGTVVLEPRERALEEYLASLERVARLDLVLIAPGHGPLIEDPAARVAEYLAHRRMREGQVLDALAGGARTPGEIVGVIYRDLDPALHPAAENTVRAHLLKLVREGRARREGNRYHRP; translated from the coding sequence ATGGCCTCGACGCCCGCGTTACCGTTTCGGCCCGCGTTTCGCACCGTCACCGCCGCCAACTCGTCAGCGTTCACGCTCGACGGCACCAATACGTACCTGGCCGGACGGGATCGCGTCATTGTCGTCGATCCCGGACCCGACGATCCGGCGCACGTGAACGCGGTGCTCGAGGGTGCGCGCGCCGGCGGCGGAGACGTCGCGTTGATCCTCGTCACCCACGGTCACCGCGACCACCTCGGCGCCGCCGCGGCGCTCGCGGCCGCGTCGGGCGGGAGCGCGCCGATCCGGCGGTGGGAAGGGGGCGGCGCCCCGCTCGCGGACGGCGAGACGGTGGAAGAGGGCGGCGTCGCGCTGCGCGCGCTGCACACGCCCGGCCACGCGGCCGACCATGTCGCGTTCTACTGGGCCGCGGAGCGGGTGTTGTTTTCCGGCGACCTCATCCTGGGCGCCGGGACGGTCGTCTTGGAGCCGCGGGAGCGCGCGCTCGAGGAATATCTCGCGTCCCTCGAACGGGTCGCGCGGCTCGACCTCGTGCTGATCGCCCCCGGACACGGACCGCTGATCGAGGATCCGGCCGCGCGTGTGGCCGAGTACCTGGCCCATCGGCGCATGCGCGAAGGGCAGGTGCTCGACGCGCTGGCCGGCGGCGCGCGGACGCCCGGCGAGATCGTCGGCGTGATCTACCGGGATCTGGATCCCGCGCTGCATCCCGCCGCCGAGAACACGGTGCGGGCCCATCTGTTGAAGCTTGTGCGGGAAGGACGCGCCAGGCGCGAAGGGAATCGGTATCACCGGCCGTAG
- a CDS encoding GH116 family glycosyl hydrolase, whose product MMADDQAGAAGADDSGAGQVPAGSADRTETLLHAYRIAVRDLRACYNPDGIVAGRLKFNAYWARDGLWAVFGALALGDAAQARAQLEMFARYQPSSGSIPVRVEFVGHHLSGYNTLRSRPKVVGRAGGIFRDPVDTAAVYVLAVHEYFLRTNEGGVCERLLPAADRVLGWLRTQDRDEDGLLETHYLADWMDSIMKRTKVFNINVLYYAALRAFAALARALGDPEAGGRASQAADAVASRLQSVFWNGDYFVDWVHGPRRGAFSSDGNVAAVFFGAATDEQARRILAYIAARGLDAGTPLRTCDPVYPWWQVYPMYYLAGIPDYHRTLIWPWLGSLNAVNKARLGDREGAVRDLERIGKWYVRSGAVNEVYLPAGIPLMRRFYSSEVPFVWNAAFYVYALHALGLVSAQSPRTAMTAAP is encoded by the coding sequence ATGATGGCAGACGATCAGGCCGGCGCGGCCGGCGCTGATGATAGTGGCGCCGGTCAGGTGCCGGCCGGGAGCGCGGACCGGACCGAGACGCTGTTGCATGCCTACCGCATCGCCGTACGCGATCTGCGCGCGTGCTACAATCCCGACGGCATCGTGGCGGGCCGGCTCAAATTCAACGCCTATTGGGCGCGCGACGGGCTGTGGGCCGTGTTCGGCGCCCTGGCGCTCGGCGACGCGGCGCAGGCCCGGGCGCAGCTCGAGATGTTTGCGCGCTACCAGCCGTCGTCCGGCAGCATCCCCGTCCGCGTCGAATTTGTGGGCCACCACCTCAGCGGCTACAACACGCTGCGCAGCCGCCCGAAAGTGGTCGGTCGCGCGGGGGGGATCTTCCGCGATCCCGTCGATACGGCGGCGGTCTACGTGCTGGCGGTGCACGAGTATTTTCTTCGGACCAACGAGGGCGGGGTGTGCGAACGGCTCCTGCCCGCCGCGGACCGGGTGCTCGGCTGGCTGCGCACGCAGGACCGCGACGAGGACGGCCTGCTCGAGACGCACTACCTCGCGGACTGGATGGATTCGATCATGAAGCGCACCAAGGTCTTCAATATCAACGTGCTGTACTATGCGGCGCTGCGCGCGTTCGCGGCGCTGGCCCGGGCGCTCGGCGACCCGGAGGCGGGAGGCCGCGCGTCGCAGGCGGCGGACGCCGTGGCGTCGCGTCTGCAGTCGGTTTTCTGGAACGGCGACTACTTCGTCGATTGGGTGCACGGTCCGCGCCGCGGCGCGTTTTCGTCCGACGGCAACGTCGCCGCGGTCTTCTTCGGCGCGGCGACCGACGAACAGGCGCGGCGCATTCTTGCCTACATCGCCGCGCGCGGCCTCGACGCCGGCACGCCGCTTCGCACCTGCGATCCCGTCTATCCGTGGTGGCAGGTGTATCCGATGTACTATCTGGCGGGCATTCCCGACTACCACCGCACGCTCATCTGGCCGTGGCTCGGCTCGCTCAACGCGGTCAACAAGGCGCGGCTCGGCGATCGCGAGGGCGCGGTGCGGGATCTCGAGCGGATCGGCAAGTGGTACGTGCGCAGCGGAGCGGTCAACGAGGTGTACCTGCCGGCCGGGATTCCGCTGATGCGCCGGTTCTATTCGTCCGAGGTGCCGTTCGTCTGGAATGCCGCCTTCTACGTGTACGCGCTGCACGCGTTGGGGCTCGTGAGCGCGCAGTCGCCGCGGACCGCCATGACGGCGGCGCCGTGA